One window of Microcoleus sp. FACHB-672 genomic DNA carries:
- a CDS encoding iron-containing redox enzyme family protein, producing MPAIQLTATNYDQAEQQFTDLLEMENLDQKVAAQPSIVSNFENALTTAINAAYGESAGDNSAHRFLQRVLYRINRLKLFWYDDLRRYTNERSAYLRTVRDQIEAAWQEWELTQLDVATLQQLNVAQVKQALLDRGDADLDPALSEDSRYLREQMSEAGYRRVLAIGSFDGLVEGSRMCAILGGAANEVQSTLTRVMIEEYGNGRLSRKHSTYFAQMLEEFGMNTEPESYFDLVPWEVLACANHNFLLTDCKRHFLRYNGGLTYFEVAGPAAYRNYLAAAQRLELSAAAMGYWELHIREDERHGRWMLDDVALPLAEKYPENAWELILGYDQERLMGERAGGAIVRSAREAEQK from the coding sequence ATGCCAGCAATTCAACTGACAGCAACTAACTACGATCAAGCAGAGCAGCAATTTACAGACCTGCTCGAAATGGAGAATCTAGATCAAAAAGTAGCCGCACAGCCCTCTATCGTGAGTAACTTTGAAAATGCACTCACAACGGCAATTAATGCGGCTTATGGAGAATCGGCTGGCGATAATTCGGCACACCGCTTTTTGCAGCGCGTACTTTATCGAATTAACCGGCTCAAACTATTTTGGTATGATGATTTGCGGCGCTATACTAACGAGCGATCTGCGTATTTGCGAACCGTGCGCGATCAAATAGAAGCCGCTTGGCAGGAGTGGGAACTCACTCAACTTGATGTGGCAACCCTTCAACAATTAAACGTTGCACAAGTTAAACAAGCATTATTAGATCGCGGCGATGCGGATCTCGATCCCGCCCTATCTGAAGACAGCCGGTATTTGCGCGAACAAATGAGTGAAGCCGGCTACCGGCGGGTGTTAGCAATTGGCTCATTTGATGGCTTAGTGGAAGGAAGCCGGATGTGCGCTATCTTGGGGGGTGCGGCGAATGAGGTGCAGTCAACACTCACACGGGTAATGATTGAAGAGTACGGCAACGGTCGCCTTTCCCGCAAGCACTCTACCTATTTTGCCCAGATGTTAGAGGAATTTGGGATGAACACCGAACCAGAATCTTACTTTGATTTGGTGCCTTGGGAAGTCCTCGCTTGCGCCAATCATAACTTCTTGCTGACCGACTGCAAACGTCATTTCTTGCGCTACAACGGTGGACTAACTTATTTTGAAGTAGCCGGACCGGCAGCCTACAGAAATTATCTCGCAGCCGCGCAACGTTTGGAACTTTCGGCGGCAGCAATGGGTTACTGGGAACTCCACATCCGAGAAGATGAACGACATGGACGTTGGATGCTGGATGATGTCGCTTTGCCACTGGCTGAAAAGTATCCCGAAAATGCTTGGGAACTCATACTTGGATATGATCAAGAGCGGTTGATGGGTGAACGTGCCGGTGGGGCAATTGTGCGTTCAGCGCGGGAAGCAGAACAGAAATAA
- a CDS encoding SAM-dependent methyltransferase, which produces MILEFGAGDGTPIINSLMRTHFDGKIHGFELNPLAYKTAKSNIEEYELSDKYIIHNTSFFDALRPKAEYLISNPPYLPAIDDNIYQPLLHGGTDGSKITRRLLTLGYENVLVMLSSYSNPQGLIEFANSQGYRTADFTVTPLPFGYYSSESKVKNTIAELREKGMAFYSKNIYLLAGVLFTKGYKSTPDLSSEFSQLMTSL; this is translated from the coding sequence GTGATCCTTGAATTTGGAGCCGGCGATGGAACTCCGATTATTAATTCATTAATGAGAACTCACTTTGATGGAAAAATCCACGGATTTGAACTTAACCCTTTGGCTTATAAAACAGCTAAATCTAATATAGAAGAATATGAGCTTAGTGATAAATATATAATTCACAATACCTCTTTCTTCGATGCCTTGCGACCAAAAGCCGAGTATCTGATCTCAAATCCGCCCTATCTGCCGGCAATCGATGACAACATTTATCAACCTCTCTTACACGGCGGAACAGATGGCTCTAAAATTACCAGACGGCTTTTAACTCTAGGCTATGAAAATGTCTTAGTGATGCTGTCTAGTTATTCCAATCCGCAAGGTTTAATTGAATTTGCTAATTCTCAAGGCTACCGCACGGCTGATTTTACGGTTACCCCCCTTCCCTTCGGTTATTACAGCTCTGAATCTAAGGTGAAAAACACGATAGCCGAGTTGCGGGAAAAAGGTATGGCGTTTTATTCCAAGAACATTTACCTTTTAGCCGGCGTTTTGTTCACTAAAGGGTATAAATCCACCCCCGATTTATCCAGTGAATTCAGTCAGTTGATGACATCTTTATGA
- a CDS encoding protein adenylyltransferase SelO: MTQATNPIPLETANPFLSLNYEPAMESLGEDYFDFVEAAEFPQHILRFRNNDVLAQLGLDQINVTNQHFIEAFGQFETVRPFMALRYHGYQFGEYNPQLGDGRGFLYGQVRGVNGELYDFGTKGSGRTPYSRTADGRLTLKGGVREVLAAEMLQRMGVKTSRCLCLIETGEQLWRGDEPSPTRSSVMVRFSRSHIRFGTFERLQYFKRKDLIEKLLNHVIECYYPAIHNHADAQERYALFYAELVQRVAELTAQWMAAGFCHAVLNTDNMSITGESFDYGPYAFIPTYNPNFTAAYFDYYGRYSYGNQPGICRLNLEMLQRPLEAVLEPVVMEAGLAKFEEYYYQKYRQLMLNKLGFAEVPVDQAEELFKLTIQLLRDTQVGYHDFFIELKKQFSPNWREDASLIFNEAEPAEVLNPWRQLYYHLLQQTSAAELAEMKGRLRQHNPEQVLLRPEIEAVWEPIAVEDNWEPFYALLKRIKSPD; the protein is encoded by the coding sequence ATGACTCAAGCAACAAACCCAATCCCCTTAGAGACTGCAAATCCTTTCCTCTCACTTAATTACGAACCGGCGATGGAATCGTTGGGTGAGGATTATTTTGATTTTGTGGAAGCGGCAGAGTTTCCTCAGCATATCCTGCGCTTTCGCAATAATGATGTGCTGGCGCAACTTGGTCTAGATCAGATCAATGTTACAAATCAGCATTTTATTGAGGCATTTGGCCAGTTTGAGACTGTGCGGCCTTTTATGGCTTTGCGTTACCACGGCTATCAGTTTGGTGAGTATAACCCGCAATTGGGTGATGGGCGGGGTTTTCTCTATGGTCAAGTGCGCGGTGTAAACGGAGAACTTTACGACTTTGGCACCAAAGGCAGTGGCAGAACGCCTTATTCTAGAACAGCGGATGGCCGGCTGACGCTGAAAGGGGGTGTGCGAGAGGTGTTGGCGGCTGAGATGTTGCAGCGGATGGGTGTGAAAACTTCGCGCTGTCTGTGTTTGATAGAAACCGGCGAACAACTGTGGCGGGGAGATGAACCGTCTCCGACTCGTTCATCGGTGATGGTGCGTTTTAGTCGGTCACATATTCGCTTTGGTACGTTTGAACGGCTGCAATATTTCAAGCGCAAAGATTTAATTGAGAAGCTTTTAAATCATGTAATTGAGTGCTATTATCCGGCGATTCATAACCATGCGGATGCCCAAGAAAGATACGCGCTGTTTTATGCAGAGTTAGTGCAGCGAGTCGCAGAATTGACGGCACAATGGATGGCAGCCGGTTTTTGTCATGCGGTGCTAAATACGGATAATATGTCAATCACCGGCGAAAGTTTTGACTATGGGCCGTATGCGTTTATTCCTACCTACAATCCGAATTTTACAGCGGCCTATTTCGATTATTACGGGCGCTACAGTTACGGCAATCAACCGGGTATCTGTCGTTTAAATTTAGAAATGCTTCAGCGTCCGTTAGAGGCGGTGCTTGAGCCAGTGGTAATGGAAGCCGGTTTGGCGAAGTTTGAGGAATATTATTATCAGAAATACCGGCAGTTGATGCTGAATAAGCTGGGATTTGCCGAGGTGCCGGTGGATCAGGCGGAGGAGTTATTTAAGTTAACGATTCAATTGCTGCGAGATACGCAAGTCGGATATCACGATTTCTTTATTGAATTGAAGAAACAGTTTTCTCCAAATTGGCGAGAAGATGCGAGTCTGATTTTTAACGAAGCTGAGCCGGCAGAGGTTTTAAATCCTTGGCGACAGCTTTACTATCATCTTTTGCAGCAAACTTCGGCAGCGGAATTGGCGGAAATGAAAGGCCGGCTACGGCAGCACAATCCTGAACAAGTGTTGCTCAGGCCAGAAATTGAAGCCGTTTGGGAACCGATTGCTGTTGAAGATAACTGGGAACCGTTTTATGCCTTGTTAAAGCGGATCAAGTCTCCCGATTAA
- a CDS encoding 2-hydroxyacid dehydrogenase has product MKVAVFSTKSYDRTFLEAANVDHGHELVYFEPRLNLTTSILAGECQSVCVFVHDQLDAPTIKQLAKGGVRLIALRCAGFNNVDLAAANECGITVLRVPAYSPYAVAEHAVGLILTLNRKIHRAYNRVREGNFSLDGLLGFDLHGRTVGIAGTGKIGEIVARILHGFGTKLLGYDVTPNPECEKLGMRYVSLPELFAGSDIITLHCPLMPETYHLINAESISQMKADVMIVNTSRGALIDTEAAIEGLKAGKIGYLALDVYEQEANLFFEDLSNLVIQDDVFQRLLTFPNVLITGHQAFFTENALKNIADTTIANITDFEAARPCPNAVSTDRLRP; this is encoded by the coding sequence ATGAAAGTGGCTGTTTTCAGCACCAAATCCTATGATCGCACGTTTTTGGAAGCCGCCAACGTGGATCACGGACATGAGCTGGTCTATTTTGAACCGCGCTTAAATTTGACAACAAGCATTTTAGCCGGGGAGTGTCAATCAGTTTGCGTCTTCGTTCACGACCAGTTGGACGCGCCAACGATTAAACAACTCGCTAAAGGGGGAGTTCGTCTCATTGCCCTGCGCTGTGCCGGCTTCAATAACGTGGATCTTGCGGCGGCTAACGAGTGCGGAATCACCGTGTTGCGCGTCCCAGCTTACTCACCCTATGCCGTTGCTGAACACGCTGTCGGGCTAATTCTAACGCTCAACCGCAAGATTCACCGCGCCTACAACCGTGTGCGAGAAGGAAACTTTTCCCTCGATGGTTTATTAGGCTTCGATCTCCACGGGCGAACCGTTGGCATCGCCGGCACTGGCAAAATTGGCGAGATTGTCGCCAGAATTCTGCACGGCTTTGGCACCAAGCTGCTGGGGTATGATGTGACGCCCAACCCAGAATGCGAAAAACTCGGAATGCGCTATGTTTCGCTGCCCGAATTGTTTGCCGGTTCTGATATCATCACCCTCCACTGTCCGCTGATGCCAGAAACTTACCATCTGATCAACGCCGAATCCATCAGCCAAATGAAAGCCGATGTGATGATCGTCAACACCAGCCGGGGGGCGTTGATCGATACCGAAGCCGCCATTGAAGGTCTCAAAGCCGGTAAAATCGGCTACCTCGCCTTAGATGTTTACGAACAAGAAGCCAACTTGTTCTTTGAAGATTTATCAAATCTGGTCATTCAGGACGACGTATTTCAACGCTTGCTGACATTCCCCAACGTTTTGATCACTGGGCATCAAGCATTTTTCACCGAAAACGCCTTAAAGAATATCGCCGACACCACCATCGCCAACATCACAGACTTTGAAGCAGCGCGTCCTTGCCCAAATGCGGTTTCAACAGATCGGTTAAGACCCTAA
- a CDS encoding CAAD domain-containing protein — translation MNPENQQYTSDVVTDTDLPRIEVKVEEAGVLATVNSSDGNGMGDQWQQIRDQVVQIISELPNYVGGFFAANQRPILSIGLIVATLVTIKVTLAVLDAVNDIPLLAPTFELIGLGYTAWFVNRFLLRAANRQELSSEVKNLKDQVLGSN, via the coding sequence ATGAATCCTGAAAACCAACAATACACCTCCGACGTAGTAACTGACACCGACCTGCCCAGAATCGAGGTAAAAGTCGAAGAAGCCGGTGTCCTCGCAACGGTTAACTCTTCAGATGGAAATGGAATGGGAGATCAGTGGCAACAAATTAGAGATCAAGTTGTCCAAATTATCTCTGAACTGCCCAATTATGTGGGTGGCTTCTTTGCAGCCAACCAAAGACCGATTCTTAGCATTGGCTTAATCGTCGCCACTTTAGTCACAATCAAAGTGACCCTGGCTGTGCTCGATGCTGTTAACGATATTCCGTTGCTGGCACCAACCTTTGAGTTAATTGGCCTTGGCTACACAGCTTGGTTTGTTAACCGCTTCTTGCTGCGTGCGGCAAATCGCCAAGAGTTATCTAGTGAGGTAAAAAACCTCAAAGATCAAGTCCTCGGTAGCAACTAG
- a CDS encoding S-layer homology domain-containing protein, producing the protein MSNLPPSDPRSPRDNPLGFDELIAIVVTFSTIGTILLVSLMRDDPKFFEQFPIPSSSPPGQLPVDPTTETQEGPQPAPQSAQRQSNLSESPAPKSSAVPATPVPAAVVAIPTPQKLAPTATPKPTAKPEKTTSPSSSLPIKTLPVIASVESDRFRDVPKTFWARPFVNSIAQRGIVSGFVDNTYRPTKWVTRAEFAAIVSKTFQPKSTRPAVKYTDVPSNHWAAAKIDQATRSGFLSGNPPLLKPYQPMTRVDVLVSLANGLGLKPKSDPAKILKVYQDADKIPKNVRGQVAAATELGLVFRHPNGKLLNPTQNASRADVADVIYKALVIDGQAEKKPSQKPAKK; encoded by the coding sequence ATGAGCAATTTACCTCCTTCCGATCCCCGGTCTCCGCGAGATAATCCTCTAGGGTTTGATGAGCTAATTGCGATTGTTGTGACTTTTTCCACCATTGGCACCATTCTCTTGGTGTCCTTGATGCGAGACGATCCCAAGTTTTTTGAGCAATTTCCGATTCCGTCTTCTTCTCCACCTGGGCAGTTGCCAGTCGATCCAACAACGGAGACGCAAGAGGGTCCACAACCGGCTCCACAATCGGCTCAGCGTCAGTCTAACTTGTCTGAATCACCGGCTCCTAAGTCTAGTGCAGTGCCGGCAACGCCCGTACCGGCAGCCGTCGTTGCAATTCCCACTCCCCAGAAGTTGGCCCCAACTGCAACCCCGAAGCCGACGGCAAAACCTGAAAAGACTACTTCGCCGTCGAGTTCTCTGCCGATTAAAACACTGCCGGTGATCGCTTCTGTTGAGTCGGACAGATTTCGGGATGTTCCAAAAACCTTTTGGGCGCGTCCTTTTGTCAACTCCATCGCTCAGCGTGGCATTGTCTCCGGCTTTGTCGATAATACCTATCGCCCCACGAAGTGGGTGACGCGGGCTGAATTCGCTGCCATTGTCTCCAAAACATTCCAACCTAAATCAACTCGCCCTGCCGTTAAATATACGGATGTGCCCTCTAATCACTGGGCGGCAGCAAAGATTGATCAAGCGACGCGCAGCGGGTTTTTGAGTGGGAACCCGCCCCTTCTGAAGCCCTACCAACCGATGACGCGTGTAGACGTGTTGGTTTCTTTGGCGAATGGCTTGGGGCTAAAGCCGAAATCTGACCCTGCTAAAATTTTGAAGGTTTATCAGGACGCAGATAAAATTCCCAAAAATGTGCGAGGACAGGTAGCGGCGGCTACAGAACTGGGCCTTGTGTTCAGGCATCCCAATGGCAAGCTTCTCAATCCCACCCAAAATGCCAGCCGTGCTGATGTTGCGGATGTGATTTATAAAGCCTTGGTAATCGACGGGCAGGCGGAAAAGAAACCGTCTCAAAAGCCGGCTAAGAAGTGA
- the aroA gene encoding 3-phosphoshikimate 1-carboxyvinyltransferase yields MATSIVIVETPESQQLLIQKANASLSLQGSIRVPGDKSISHRALMLGAIAQGETTVEGLLLGEDPRSTASCFRALGAEISELNTERVRVQGAGIGQLIEPANILDAGNSGTTIRLMLGLLAGQPGQFFSVTGDASLRSRPMSRVVKPLRQMGAQIWGRQDGNLAPLAIQGQHLRPIHYHSPIASAQVKSCILLAGLMTEGETTVTEPALSRDHSERMLRAFGAQLSIDPETHSVTITGPAQLHGQPVIVPGDISSAAFWLVAGSIVPDSDLVIENVGVNPTRTGILEALAMMEADIELQNQREVAGEPVADLRVRHRQLKACEIGGDLIPRLIDEIPILAVAAAFAQGTTVIRDAAELRVKESDRLAVMAHQLNRLGARVTELPDGLEITGGTPLTGAEVDSHDDHRVAMSLAIAGLNAAGTTTINRAEAAAISYPNFTATLQQICREG; encoded by the coding sequence ATGGCAACCTCTATCGTGATTGTGGAAACCCCCGAATCCCAACAGTTGCTTATTCAAAAAGCGAACGCCAGTTTATCCCTGCAAGGTAGTATCCGGGTGCCGGGGGATAAGTCCATCTCTCACCGCGCTTTAATGTTAGGTGCAATCGCGCAAGGAGAAACGACCGTAGAGGGGCTGCTTTTGGGAGAAGATCCCCGCAGTACAGCGAGTTGCTTTCGGGCTTTAGGCGCAGAGATTTCTGAACTCAATACTGAGCGGGTGCGGGTGCAAGGTGCCGGCATTGGCCAGTTAATTGAACCGGCCAATATACTCGATGCCGGCAATTCTGGCACGACAATTCGCTTAATGTTGGGCTTATTAGCCGGCCAACCCGGTCAATTTTTTAGCGTCACGGGTGATGCTTCTTTGCGATCTCGTCCGATGTCTCGCGTGGTTAAACCGCTGCGCCAGATGGGTGCCCAAATTTGGGGACGCCAAGATGGCAACCTCGCGCCCTTGGCCATCCAAGGCCAGCATTTACGACCGATTCACTACCACTCGCCGATTGCTTCAGCTCAGGTTAAATCTTGTATTTTACTCGCCGGCTTAATGACAGAGGGCGAAACAACGGTGACAGAACCGGCCCTCTCGCGCGATCATAGCGAGCGAATGCTGCGAGCATTTGGGGCACAGCTGAGCATCGATCCCGAAACCCACAGCGTTACAATCACCGGGCCGGCTCAACTGCATGGCCAACCTGTGATTGTGCCGGGAGATATCAGTTCCGCGGCGTTTTGGCTGGTTGCCGGCTCGATTGTTCCAGATTCAGATTTAGTGATCGAAAATGTTGGCGTCAACCCAACGCGCACCGGCATTCTCGAAGCATTGGCAATGATGGAGGCGGATATTGAGTTGCAAAATCAGCGGGAAGTTGCCGGTGAGCCGGTAGCCGATCTGCGGGTGCGTCACCGGCAGCTCAAAGCCTGTGAAATTGGCGGCGATCTGATTCCGCGTTTAATTGATGAAATTCCGATTCTGGCGGTAGCAGCGGCATTTGCTCAGGGCACAACGGTGATTCGAGATGCGGCGGAGTTGCGCGTCAAAGAAAGTGATCGGCTGGCCGTGATGGCCCATCAGCTCAACCGGCTTGGTGCTCGCGTCACAGAATTGCCCGACGGTTTGGAAATTACCGGCGGCACACCCCTCACCGGCGCAGAGGTTGACAGCCATGATGATCACCGGGTGGCGATGAGTTTGGCAATTGCCGGTCTGAATGCTGCCGGTACTACAACCATCAATCGCGCTGAAGCGGCTGCCATCTCCTACCCAAATTTCACCGCGACGCTACAGCAGATATGTCGTGAGGGGTAG
- a CDS encoding FAD-dependent oxidoreductase, whose amino-acid sequence MSLPSQSLSFWRETSADTHFPQLIADISVDVTIVGAGITGLTTALLLKRAGLKVAVIEAFKIGHGTTGATTAHLSEVPDAGYQTLISNFGKENTRLVAQSRRAAIEFIADVVAQAQIACHFQRVPGYLYTESREDIEYLQQEVQAANSLGVTATLTTDIPLPFPLHAGILFPNQAQFHPMEYLHALAGAIEGDGCHIFERTRVTDITDDVPCRVYTDRGSVKAQNVILATHTPIHDLFHLPDLLLMTTKIAAYRSYVLGVRLVEKRFGPTSPIPVGLFWDTAEPYHYTRTHTDSAGQILLVGGEDHKTGQDVDTEACFQRLEEYVRGRYEVGSIDCKWSAQLYEPVDGLPFIGKPGVHSHLYIATGYSGNGITFGTVAAMLLADLVQGKPNPWREVYDPNRVPAGGASRLMTENLNVATHLIADRFKSDASRLSEVRPNEGKIVDVNGEKLAVYRDEAGTIHALSPVCSHATCIVHWNNTEKSWDCPCHGGRYSPTGQVLNGPPINGLQPKKIAQI is encoded by the coding sequence ATGAGTTTACCAAGCCAATCGCTATCATTTTGGCGCGAGACGAGTGCCGACACACATTTTCCCCAACTGATTGCAGATATTTCAGTGGATGTGACGATTGTGGGTGCCGGCATCACCGGCTTAACAACGGCGCTTCTGCTCAAACGTGCCGGTTTAAAAGTGGCCGTTATTGAAGCGTTTAAAATTGGCCACGGCACCACCGGCGCAACCACTGCTCACCTCAGCGAAGTCCCGGATGCCGGTTATCAAACGCTAATTTCTAATTTCGGAAAAGAAAATACCCGCTTAGTTGCCCAATCTCGCCGCGCTGCCATTGAATTTATTGCCGACGTTGTGGCACAAGCGCAAATCGCCTGCCACTTCCAGCGCGTTCCGGGCTATCTTTACACTGAATCGCGGGAAGATATTGAATATCTCCAACAAGAAGTTCAAGCCGCAAATAGCCTGGGTGTGACTGCCACCTTAACTACAGATATTCCCCTGCCTTTCCCACTCCACGCCGGCATCTTATTTCCCAATCAAGCTCAGTTCCACCCGATGGAATATCTCCACGCACTTGCCGGGGCGATTGAGGGCGATGGCTGTCACATTTTTGAGCGGACTCGCGTTACCGATATCACCGATGACGTGCCTTGCCGAGTTTACACCGACCGGGGCAGCGTCAAAGCTCAAAATGTAATTCTCGCCACCCATACCCCGATCCACGACTTGTTCCACCTGCCAGACTTGTTGTTAATGACAACTAAAATAGCCGCCTATCGCTCTTATGTACTGGGCGTGCGGCTAGTAGAGAAGCGTTTTGGCCCGACTTCTCCGATTCCTGTGGGACTCTTTTGGGACACGGCAGAACCCTATCATTACACCCGCACTCACACAGACAGCGCCGGCCAAATTTTGCTGGTTGGCGGTGAAGACCACAAAACCGGCCAAGATGTGGATACTGAGGCGTGTTTTCAGCGCTTAGAGGAGTACGTGCGCGGTCGTTATGAGGTAGGCTCAATTGATTGCAAATGGTCAGCCCAATTATATGAGCCGGTGGACGGTTTGCCGTTTATTGGAAAACCGGGTGTTCACTCCCATCTGTATATTGCCACGGGCTATTCGGGCAATGGCATCACTTTCGGGACGGTTGCAGCGATGCTTTTAGCGGATCTGGTTCAAGGCAAACCGAATCCCTGGCGCGAAGTTTATGATCCCAATCGGGTGCCGGCTGGCGGTGCTTCTCGGTTGATGACAGAAAATTTGAATGTGGCTACGCACTTAATAGCGGATCGGTTCAAGTCGGATGCCAGCCGGCTGTCGGAAGTGCGACCGAATGAAGGCAAAATTGTTGATGTCAACGGGGAGAAATTGGCCGTTTACCGGGATGAGGCCGGCACGATTCATGCCCTTTCGCCGGTGTGCAGCCACGCCACCTGCATTGTGCATTGGAACAATACGGAAAAAAGCTGGGATTGTCCTTGCCACGGAGGCCGGTATAGTCCTACTGGCCAAGTTCTGAACGGCCCGCCAATCAATGGTTTACAGCCCAAAAAAATCGCTCAAATTTAG
- a CDS encoding restriction endonuclease, SacI family, producing the protein MSLPKPIVDHKVAEQLLRQAIMLAQDESSQLLATEWDAQIRTIIKGKHLTFRYILITALLGKATNPNINALALQAGADIEGAYDARSLCHKVLVPLERQMLNRSLGGSNEPFLNKPARFPTISPSNAVRAGKDRELLLILHKVLSEIETSEQAFAGLCIAVRYAIERQTTRSELFSEVLASADSHLKILEFVEAFVTKSIEGQVAAILTGTILSLYFEQFESFEVIVHPVNQSGASSNEVADIDIKKNGKLFVAVEVKDKQFSEQDIDHAAFKASQYGLKSITFIMGTRATYIGSSLEQVSRTVMVTQNINVIFIDIVSFIKSIIALCPELSFSRFFEKLQDCATSVRVKDEVFEHINHVFQTIQAPLK; encoded by the coding sequence ATGAGCCTTCCCAAACCAATCGTAGATCACAAAGTAGCCGAGCAACTTCTTCGGCAAGCGATCATGCTCGCCCAAGATGAGTCTAGCCAACTTCTGGCAACAGAGTGGGATGCTCAGATCAGAACGATTATTAAAGGAAAGCATCTGACTTTCAGATATATCCTTATAACTGCTCTTTTAGGAAAAGCAACCAATCCAAACATCAACGCTCTTGCGCTGCAAGCGGGTGCTGATATTGAAGGTGCTTATGATGCCCGAAGTTTATGTCATAAGGTTTTAGTACCACTTGAACGTCAAATGCTGAATCGGTCTTTGGGTGGTTCAAATGAGCCATTTCTCAACAAGCCCGCCCGCTTTCCAACGATATCCCCTTCAAATGCCGTAAGGGCTGGGAAAGATAGGGAACTTTTACTCATACTTCACAAAGTGCTGTCCGAGATAGAAACTTCTGAACAGGCTTTTGCTGGACTCTGTATAGCCGTGCGGTATGCAATTGAAAGACAAACGACTCGGAGTGAACTTTTTTCTGAGGTTTTAGCGTCCGCAGATTCCCACTTGAAAATTCTTGAATTTGTTGAAGCGTTTGTCACCAAATCAATAGAGGGACAAGTCGCCGCAATCTTGACAGGAACGATCCTCTCTTTGTACTTTGAGCAGTTCGAGTCCTTTGAGGTCATTGTTCATCCGGTCAATCAAAGTGGAGCTTCCTCTAATGAAGTAGCCGATATAGATATCAAGAAAAACGGTAAACTTTTTGTGGCTGTTGAGGTTAAAGACAAACAGTTTAGTGAGCAAGATATTGATCATGCTGCTTTTAAAGCTAGCCAATATGGCTTAAAGTCAATTACCTTCATCATGGGAACGAGGGCAACATATATAGGTTCATCTCTTGAACAAGTTTCCAGAACCGTTATGGTTACGCAAAACATCAATGTTATTTTTATAGATATTGTTTCTTTTATTAAATCAATAATTGCACTATGTCCAGAGCTTTCTTTTTCAAGATTTTTTGAGAAGCTTCAGGATTGTGCGACCAGTGTTCGGGTTAAGGATGAAGTTTTTGAACATATTAATCATGTCTTCCAAACTATACAAGCTCCGTTGAAGTAG
- a CDS encoding helix-turn-helix domain-containing protein yields MERQKQSVSSIHDPEYHRIVDALISLREKAKLSQKAIAQEIGLTQPDVSKIERRERRIDVLEALRWVRATGTDPSEFFAQFANSESET; encoded by the coding sequence ATGGAAAGGCAAAAGCAATCTGTCTCAAGTATTCACGATCCTGAATACCACAGGATCGTTGATGCCCTCATTTCCTTAAGAGAAAAAGCGAAACTCTCTCAGAAAGCAATTGCCCAGGAGATTGGTTTGACGCAGCCTGACGTGTCTAAAATAGAACGCCGGGAACGCCGGATCGATGTTCTGGAAGCATTACGTTGGGTTCGAGCTACAGGGACTGATCCTTCTGAATTTTTTGCCCAGTTTGCTAATTCAGAGAGTGAAACATGA